Part of the Sorghum bicolor cultivar BTx623 chromosome 1, Sorghum_bicolor_NCBIv3, whole genome shotgun sequence genome, GCTGCAGGCAGAAAGTAGTCTTCTGGAACAGCCGCATGATGTTGCCCGGGGTGTGGCACTGGGTGCTGCCGGTGGCGCGCGCGCAACCCAGCATGGTGCAGGCGCTGGACGCCTTGCACTGCGCGATCACGTGGTCGCGGACGCGGATGTTGATGGGGAcgtccggccgcggcgcgcccacGAACGCCATGAGCCACGTCCGGTGCTGGCCGCGCACACGGTCCTGCCACCGGAGCACGTCGGCGTCCGACCTGGGGTGGAAGTAGGTCGGGTAAGGAACGGGGTAGTCGTTGCCGTGCAGCATCGCCGACTCCAGCACGAGCACCGACATGTTCCGGCCGGCAGGCATGACGAGGAGGTCAGTGCCCCAGTCCGGGTTCACGTTGTTGCTCCTCCGGAAGTCCCACCCCGTCCGGCCGGCGACGAGGAAGTGGTCGCGGCCTCCCATGCGCCGCCACTCGGGCCGCGCCATGAGCCATTTCGTCAGATCCACCGACGCGGCGTCCCTGGCGGCGTTGTCGTATCCCCAGTGGTAGCGGACGAAGTCGAAGCCGGCGTAGAACGGGACGAACACGGCGGCAGCCACGGCGGAGTGGTTGGTCAGGCACTCGTACTGCTTCATCCGGTTGTGGAAGATGGAGTCCAGCGCGAACTGGTGCGTGGCGTACCACCCGGCCTCGCTCTTGAGCACGCCGTCGGTGCGGTCGGCCAGCGGCCTGCCGAGGCCAGCGTTGCTGAGGGCGCCGCACATGTCCCCCCAGTGGTCCTCGGTCTTGCGGCAGTTGCTGATGATGTCAGCGTTGAAGCGCGGCGGCAGGTCGTGCATGTAGATGTACCGCCCCCGGCACCGGTCGGCGCCGTCGTCATCGCCGTGGCTCACCTCCACCGTGCCGCTGATCACGGAGAAGTGGAAGTAGAGGAAGAAGGTCCACGCTGTCACTGCGAGAACGGCGAGGAACCGCAGTGGCGGCAACGCGTTCGCCGCCGCCTTCTCCATTCCCTTCGCTTCGACAGCCCGGCGCGACCGAGCTCGGCTGTGAGCTTTCCGTGACGAT contains:
- the LOC8080572 gene encoding xyloglucan galactosyltransferase KATAMARI1 homolog, translating into MHLNLANSIIQLLTKSSRKAHSRARSRRAVEAKGMEKAAANALPPLRFLAVLAVTAWTFFLYFHFSVISGTVEVSHGDDDGADRCRGRYIYMHDLPPRFNADIISNCRKTEDHWGDMCGALSNAGLGRPLADRTDGVLKSEAGWYATHQFALDSIFHNRMKQYECLTNHSAVAAAVFVPFYAGFDFVRYHWGYDNAARDAASVDLTKWLMARPEWRRMGGRDHFLVAGRTGWDFRRSNNVNPDWGTDLLVMPAGRNMSVLVLESAMLHGNDYPVPYPTYFHPRSDADVLRWQDRVRGQHRTWLMAFVGAPRPDVPINIRVRDHVIAQCKASSACTMLGCARATGSTQCHTPGNIMRLFQKTTFCLQPPGDTCTRRSAFDSMVAGCIPVFFHPGSAYKQYRWHLPMDDHLRYSVYIPDADVRERNVSIEAVLRAIPPATVERMREEVIRLIPRVLYADPRSKLETVKDAVDVAVEGILDTVARINNGEYVDSGGPVTEDPPNLFASTESRFRPVQSVQADQ